One region of Erythrolamprus reginae isolate rEryReg1 chromosome 12, rEryReg1.hap1, whole genome shotgun sequence genomic DNA includes:
- the ADRA2B gene encoding alpha-2B adrenergic receptor, with product MGTTGGEETYSIQATATIAAVTTFLILFTIFGNVLVIIAVLTSRSLKAPQNLFLVSLAAADILVATLIIPFSLANELMGYWYFSKTWCKSYLALDVLFCTASIVHLCAISLDRYWSVSQAIEYNFKRTPWRIKCIILMVWLVSALISLPPLVLKENPNLAEEDIPKCELNDEPWYVLSSSTCSFFAPCVIMILVYLRIYFIARRRNRRGSQAKGPKVKAQKEKLPKEGAPPDDALPKQDQAKPAGKVESNGLHVPTQESEQADSPSLSTRNCSLQSHDGKEPDSTGSPSLSLPEKKPSSESSPVDCLPRNSVQGSNGAPPKLPRTVDTLATAQGEVQLVRKVKTLSANPWKRRTHLNREKRFTFVLTVVIGVFVICWFPFFFLYSLRAVCPAGYCSIPDSTFKFFFWIGYCNSSLNPVIYTIFNQDFRKAFRKILCRQWTQTAW from the coding sequence ATGGGCACCACGGGGGGCGAGGAGACCTACAGCATCCAAGCCACCGCCACCATCGCCGCCGTCACCACTTTCCTCATCCTCTTCACCATCTTCGGCAACGTGCTGGTGATCATTGCCGTGTTGACCAGCCGGTCTCTGAAGGCCCCTCAGAACCTCTTCTTGGTGTCGCTGGCGGCGGCGGATATCCTGGTGGCCACCCTCATCATCCCTTTCTCCCTGGCCAACGAGCTGATGGGCTACTGGTACTTCAGCAAGACCTGGTGCAAGTCCTACCTGGCGTTGGACGTCCTCTTCTGCACGGCATCCATCGTCCACCTCTGTGCCATCAGCCTGGACCGCTACTGGTCGGTCAGCCAGGCCATCGAGTACAATTTCAAGAGGACCCCTTGGCGGATCAAGTGCATCATCCTGATGGTGTGGTTGGTGTCGGCGCTGATCTCCTTACCCCCGCTGGTCCTCAAGGAGAACCCGAACCTCGCCGAAGAGGACATCCCAAAGTGCGAACTCAACGACGAGCCGTGGTATGTCCTCTCCTCCAGCACCTGTTCCTTCTTTGCACCTTGCGTCATCATGATTTTGGTGTACCTCAGGATCTACTTCATAGCCAGGCGCCGGAACCGACGCGGCTCTCAAGCCAAGGGGCCCAAAGTCAAAGCCCAAAAGGAGAAGTTGCCAAAGGAAGGGGCACCACCAGACGATGCCCTCCCCAAGCAGGACCAGGCCAAGCCAGCAGGGAAAGTAGAATCCAATGGACTTCATGTCCCTACCCAGGAAAGCGAGCAAGCGGACTCCCCTTCGCTCTCTACCAGAAACTGTTCTCTCCAAAGCCATGACGGCAAAGAACCGGACTCTACCGGCAGCCCTTCCCTGTCCTTGCCTGAGAAGAAACCATCTTCAGAATCCAGCCCCGTGGATTGCCTTCCGAGGAACAGCGTCCAGGGAAGCAATGGCGCGCCTCCGAAGTTGCCACGGACCGTGGACACTTTGGCCACGGCCCAAGGGGAGGTCCAGCTGGTGAGGAAGGTCAAGACCCTGAGCGCCAACCCTTGGAAGAGGAGGACCCACCTCAACCGGGAGAAGAGGTTCACCTTCGTCCTCACGGTGGTGATCGGGGTCTTCGTCATCTGTTGgttcccttttttcttcctctacagCCTACGGGCCGTCTGCCCCGCGGGCTACTGTTCCATCCCGGACAGCACCTTCAAGTTTTTCTTCTGGATCGGTTACTGCAACAGCTCCTTGAACCCCGTCATCTACACCATCTTCAACCAGGACTTCCGCAAAGCCTTCCGAAAAATTCTCTGCAGGCAGTGGACTCAGACGGCTTGGTGA